In one Lysobacter alkalisoli genomic region, the following are encoded:
- a CDS encoding class I SAM-dependent methyltransferase yields MDEREFKQVSRAVWEAMAPGWVARHAYFEEIARPVTVRMLERLDPSPGEEILDLAAGTGIVGFAAAAMVGPEGKVIVSDFAEAMVAAATRRAGELRLDNVECRVLDAEALDLPDGCVDGVACRWGYMLMADPGAALRETRRVLREGGRVACAVFSGPERNPWAALPARILVECGHMPPPKPGDPGILALADRDRLRGLFTTAGFGGPVIEEVDFVVRADDVDDYWNLLSHAAGAIAMVLNRLDADERDRVRTRIAGAIGRFSRDGRIAIPAQSLVVSAS; encoded by the coding sequence ATGGACGAGCGGGAATTCAAACAGGTCAGCCGCGCCGTCTGGGAGGCGATGGCGCCGGGTTGGGTAGCGCGCCATGCCTACTTCGAGGAGATCGCGCGGCCGGTCACCGTGCGCATGCTCGAGCGACTCGATCCATCTCCGGGCGAGGAGATCCTCGACCTGGCGGCCGGGACCGGTATCGTCGGCTTCGCGGCAGCGGCGATGGTCGGGCCGGAGGGGAAGGTGATCGTCAGCGACTTCGCCGAGGCGATGGTCGCCGCCGCGACCCGTCGCGCCGGCGAGCTGCGTCTCGACAACGTCGAGTGCCGGGTGCTCGATGCCGAGGCGCTGGACCTGCCCGACGGATGCGTCGACGGCGTGGCCTGCCGCTGGGGCTACATGTTGATGGCCGATCCGGGCGCGGCCCTGCGCGAAACCCGGCGCGTGCTTCGTGAGGGTGGGCGGGTCGCCTGCGCGGTTTTCTCGGGACCGGAACGGAACCCGTGGGCGGCGCTGCCGGCGCGCATCCTGGTCGAATGCGGGCACATGCCGCCGCCGAAACCCGGGGATCCCGGGATTCTCGCGCTGGCCGACCGTGATCGCCTGCGCGGGCTGTTCACCACGGCGGGCTTCGGCGGTCCGGTCATCGAAGAGGTCGATTTCGTTGTCCGTGCCGACGACGTTGACGACTACTGGAACCTCCTCAGCCATGCTGCCGGGGCAATCGCGATGGTGTTGAACCGGCTCGACGCCGATGAGCGTGACCGGGTGCGCACCCGGATCGCCGGTGCCATCGGCCGCTTCAGCAGGGACGGGCGGATCGCGATTCCGGCCCAGTCGCTGGTCGTGTCGGCGTCATAG
- a CDS encoding TonB-dependent receptor — protein MPANTLPRRLPLSIALAIALSTPLAANAQEMEAAADAAEREHAHDPVDLQAVKVRATPLAGTAEDLIRPVEVLAGEKLDEAKSHSLGETVSKLPGVQSTYFGPGVGRPIVRGLDGARVQVLNDGLGTGDVSTVSADHAVTIEPFLANQIEVLKGPATLLYGSGAIGGAVNVIDGRIPEAPTAAPLEGRAELRYGSVNDEKTGMVRLDGTAEGGNLVFHFDALHRETNDYRIPGHAESEHAHEDDHDDDHDDHDDHDEERGAHGTLPGSAIRTDAASLGMSWVGERGFIGASYSMFNSRYGVPGHAHDDDHGHDDDDDDDHDDHEEEGPVRIVMDQRRTEVRGGLDDLGPFASMRVKLAHNEYTHTEYEGDEVGTVFDNDSTEARLELVHQPLLGWDGAVGLQWSKRNFNAVGEEAFVPGTTGRDTGLFWIGQREFDALRIELGARHDRNRIDVDAADAIGPDRDFDTTSLSAAMRWNINPDFHLSFGLDRAQRAPTAEELYSNGFHVATGSVELGDPNLDVETANRAEIGLHWHAGPLELAASIYHTRFDDFIYQADTGIDDGGPVRVWSQDDARFNGAEVEANWNFADNDSGYWDLRVFGDVVRGKLTGSGTREVDISVPHGDHTHDYTVELARGGNLPRIAPSRIGSELRWALGAWRASLGAVRYAKQDDVAEHEEPTPGYTLVDAHLAWHFDTAAGGAWEVFVNGSNLLDEEARVHTSPLKDLAPLPGRGVAFGVRAFF, from the coding sequence ATGCCAGCCAACACCTTGCCTCGCCGCCTCCCCCTTTCCATCGCCCTTGCCATCGCCCTCTCGACGCCCCTTGCGGCCAATGCCCAGGAGATGGAGGCTGCTGCCGACGCGGCCGAGCGCGAACATGCCCATGACCCTGTCGACCTGCAGGCCGTCAAGGTCCGCGCCACCCCGCTGGCCGGCACCGCCGAGGACCTGATCCGCCCGGTCGAAGTCCTGGCAGGCGAGAAACTCGACGAGGCCAAGAGTCATTCGCTCGGCGAGACGGTCTCGAAACTGCCCGGTGTGCAATCGACCTACTTCGGGCCCGGCGTCGGCCGGCCGATCGTGCGCGGTCTGGACGGTGCCCGCGTGCAGGTGCTCAACGACGGCCTGGGCACTGGCGACGTATCCACGGTCAGCGCCGACCACGCGGTCACCATCGAACCGTTCCTGGCCAACCAGATCGAAGTGCTGAAGGGCCCGGCCACCCTGCTCTATGGCAGCGGCGCGATCGGCGGTGCGGTCAACGTGATCGACGGCCGGATCCCCGAGGCCCCCACCGCCGCACCACTGGAAGGTCGTGCAGAGTTGCGCTACGGCAGCGTCAACGACGAGAAGACCGGCATGGTGCGCCTTGATGGCACCGCCGAGGGCGGCAACCTGGTGTTCCACTTCGACGCATTGCACCGCGAGACCAACGACTATCGCATTCCCGGCCATGCGGAGAGCGAGCACGCCCACGAAGACGATCACGATGATGATCACGACGACCATGACGACCACGATGAAGAGCGCGGCGCCCATGGCACCCTGCCGGGCAGTGCAATCCGCACCGACGCCGCTTCGCTGGGTATGTCGTGGGTCGGCGAACGCGGCTTCATCGGCGCCAGCTACAGCATGTTCAACAGCCGCTACGGCGTGCCGGGCCATGCGCACGACGATGATCACGGCCATGATGACGATGACGACGATGACCATGACGATCACGAGGAAGAAGGCCCGGTCCGCATCGTCATGGATCAACGCCGCACCGAGGTGCGTGGCGGACTGGACGACCTCGGCCCGTTCGCCTCGATGCGCGTGAAGCTCGCCCACAATGAGTACACCCATACCGAGTACGAAGGCGACGAAGTCGGCACCGTGTTCGACAACGACAGCACCGAGGCTCGCCTGGAGCTGGTCCATCAGCCGCTGTTGGGCTGGGACGGTGCGGTCGGCCTGCAGTGGTCGAAACGCAACTTCAATGCGGTCGGCGAAGAGGCCTTCGTGCCCGGCACCACAGGACGCGACACCGGCCTGTTCTGGATCGGACAGCGTGAGTTCGACGCACTGAGGATCGAGCTGGGCGCACGGCATGATCGCAACCGCATCGACGTCGATGCGGCCGACGCCATCGGCCCGGACCGCGACTTCGATACCACCAGCCTGTCGGCAGCAATGCGCTGGAACATCAATCCGGACTTCCATCTGTCCTTCGGACTCGACCGCGCCCAGCGTGCGCCAACCGCCGAGGAGCTGTATTCCAACGGCTTCCATGTGGCCACCGGCAGTGTCGAGCTGGGCGATCCCAACCTCGACGTGGAGACCGCCAACCGCGCCGAGATCGGCCTGCACTGGCACGCCGGCCCGCTCGAACTGGCTGCCTCGATCTACCACACCCGCTTCGACGACTTCATCTACCAGGCCGACACCGGCATCGACGACGGCGGTCCGGTGCGGGTCTGGAGCCAGGACGACGCCCGTTTCAACGGCGCCGAAGTCGAGGCGAACTGGAACTTCGCCGACAACGACAGCGGCTATTGGGACCTGCGGGTATTCGGCGACGTAGTGCGCGGCAAGCTGACCGGCAGCGGCACGCGCGAGGTGGATATCTCGGTGCCGCATGGCGATCACACCCACGACTACACCGTGGAACTGGCCCGCGGCGGCAACCTGCCCCGTATCGCCCCGTCCCGCATCGGCAGCGAGCTGCGCTGGGCATTGGGCGCATGGCGGGCGTCGCTGGGCGCGGTTCGCTACGCGAAACAGGACGATGTCGCCGAGCATGAGGAACCGACCCCGGGCTACACCCTGGTCGACGCCCACCTCGCCTGGCACTTCGATACCGCCGCCGGCGGCGCCTGGGAAGTGTTCGTCAACGGCAGCAACCTGCTCGATGAGGAAGCCCGCGTGCACACCTCCCCGCTCAAGGACCTTGCCCCGCTGCCGGGTCGTGGAGTCGCCTTCGGCGTGCGCGCGTTCTTCTAA
- a CDS encoding type 1 glutamine amidotransferase domain-containing protein, which yields MPAFMIHRLRRILGVLLVCALAPLQAVAASPGQDRVLIIVSGEGRDQGKTRPGFEMDELAQAWHVFRDNGLAVDIASPRGGKVEADRFDPEEPFNARLLADPEAVEKLASTRATSSLQAEDYAAVYVVGGKGAMFDLPEDQALRSLLAGVYERGGVVAAVCHGPAALVDVRLQDGRLLVEGRRVTGFSNEEESVFGKKWAKQFRFLIEDAMRERGALWEEAPLMMPKLVVDGRLITGQNPYSSAAVAEAVVRATGRTPVARTPWRDEATMALVQRLLQGEDGSVRSELAADTARFHPELIGLLGYYQLQVAAGDDAVRDALAIMQLAQSHMLAPQLEVGIAEAQWRLGDAGQARQRLAKVLATHPELDEARTLQAKMEQ from the coding sequence ATGCCTGCTTTCATGATTCATCGTCTGCGCCGGATCCTTGGCGTGTTGCTCGTCTGCGCACTGGCGCCCCTGCAGGCTGTCGCTGCTTCGCCCGGTCAGGATCGGGTCCTTATCATCGTCAGCGGCGAGGGGCGCGATCAGGGCAAGACCCGGCCCGGTTTCGAGATGGACGAGCTGGCGCAGGCCTGGCATGTATTCCGTGACAATGGCCTGGCAGTCGACATCGCGAGCCCGCGCGGCGGCAAGGTCGAAGCGGACAGATTCGACCCGGAGGAGCCGTTCAACGCACGCCTGCTGGCCGATCCGGAAGCCGTGGAAAAGCTGGCCTCTACCCGCGCAACCTCGTCCCTGCAGGCGGAGGATTACGCCGCGGTATATGTCGTCGGCGGCAAGGGCGCGATGTTCGACTTGCCGGAGGATCAGGCGCTTCGTTCGCTGCTTGCCGGCGTGTACGAACGCGGCGGCGTGGTCGCCGCGGTGTGCCATGGACCTGCGGCACTGGTCGATGTGCGCCTGCAGGATGGACGTTTGCTGGTCGAAGGGCGCCGCGTTACCGGCTTCAGCAACGAAGAGGAATCGGTGTTTGGCAAGAAGTGGGCGAAACAGTTCCGCTTCCTGATCGAGGATGCGATGCGGGAGCGCGGGGCACTCTGGGAGGAGGCGCCATTGATGATGCCCAAGCTCGTCGTCGATGGTCGGCTCATTACCGGGCAGAACCCGTATTCGAGCGCTGCGGTCGCTGAAGCCGTCGTCCGGGCCACAGGCCGCACGCCGGTCGCTCGCACGCCCTGGCGGGACGAGGCCACGATGGCGCTGGTTCAGCGCCTGCTGCAAGGGGAAGATGGCTCGGTCCGTAGCGAACTGGCCGCCGACACGGCGCGCTTCCATCCCGAACTGATCGGCCTGCTGGGCTACTACCAGTTGCAGGTTGCCGCCGGCGATGACGCGGTGCGCGATGCATTGGCGATCATGCAGCTGGCGCAGTCACACATGCTCGCGCCGCAGCTCGAGGTCGGCATCGCCGAGGCGCAATGGCGGCTCGGTGATGCCGGACAGGCCCGGCAGCGATTGGCGAAGGTGCTGGCAACCCATCCGGAACTCGACGAAGCTAGGACCCTGCAAGCCAAGATGGAGCAGTGA
- the lpxH gene encoding UDP-2,3-diacylglucosamine diphosphatase, which produces MTTLFISDLHLDPERPQITDLLVEFLRGEARGADALYILGDLFEAWVGDDDPSAAGATVATEVRALVDSGVPVFFIRGNRDFLLGEDYARRAGMSILPDPAVVSLYGRPTLLMHGDTLCTDDLPYQQFRAQVRDPRWQAQMLAQPLAARLAFAKQAREASMKRQSEMKGDDRAQFETITDVSPTTVQATLHRYGIDTLIHGHTHRPAIHELEVDGRACRRIVLGDWYEQGSVLRVDADGVKLDRL; this is translated from the coding sequence ATGACCACCCTTTTCATATCCGACCTGCACCTCGATCCCGAGCGTCCGCAGATCACCGACCTGCTGGTCGAATTCCTGCGCGGCGAGGCCCGTGGCGCCGACGCGCTGTACATCCTCGGCGACCTGTTCGAGGCCTGGGTCGGCGACGACGACCCGTCCGCGGCCGGCGCCACCGTCGCCACCGAAGTCCGCGCGCTGGTGGATTCGGGCGTGCCGGTGTTCTTCATCCGCGGCAACCGCGACTTCCTGCTCGGCGAGGACTATGCCCGCCGCGCCGGCATGAGCATCCTGCCCGACCCGGCAGTGGTGAGCCTTTACGGCCGCCCCACCCTGCTGATGCATGGCGACACCCTGTGCACCGACGACCTCCCCTACCAGCAGTTCCGTGCCCAGGTGCGCGACCCGCGCTGGCAGGCGCAGATGCTGGCTCAGCCTCTGGCCGCACGGCTGGCGTTCGCGAAGCAGGCACGCGAGGCCAGCATGAAGCGGCAGTCGGAAATGAAAGGCGATGACCGTGCGCAGTTCGAAACCATTACCGACGTGTCCCCGACCACCGTGCAGGCAACCCTGCACCGTTACGGCATCGACACCCTGATCCACGGCCACACCCACCGTCCGGCCATCCATGAGCTCGAGGTCGACGGCCGCGCGTGCCGGCGCATCGTGCTCGGCGACTGGTACGAGCAGGGCTCGGTGCTGCGGGTGGATGCGGATGGGGTGAAACTCGACCGCCTGTGA
- a CDS encoding MerC domain-containing protein, which translates to MLSPKPQPLFRRFLDRIGAAGSLLCAAHCALVPIMIATLPSLGVSGWFDDSFELAFVIFATALGLFSVAWGYRRHRAVRALSLLVPGLFVLWLGVLYRPLHEALLPHAVAMTFGGTLVGLAHLANLRLNHGHVHDASCAH; encoded by the coding sequence ATGCTTTCCCCCAAGCCCCAGCCACTTTTCCGTCGCTTCCTCGACCGCATCGGCGCAGCCGGTTCGCTGCTGTGTGCAGCGCACTGCGCATTGGTGCCGATCATGATTGCGACCCTGCCATCGCTGGGCGTATCGGGCTGGTTCGATGACAGCTTCGAGCTGGCCTTCGTGATTTTCGCGACCGCCCTGGGGCTGTTCAGCGTGGCCTGGGGCTACCGCCGCCATCGCGCGGTGCGGGCGTTGTCCCTGCTGGTGCCGGGATTGTTCGTGCTGTGGCTGGGTGTGCTGTATCGTCCGTTGCACGAAGCCCTGTTGCCGCACGCGGTGGCGATGACCTTCGGTGGCACCCTGGTCGGCCTGGCCCATCTGGCCAACCTGCGGCTGAACCACGGGCATGTGCACGACGCCAGTTGCGCGCATTGA
- a CDS encoding transcriptional repressor: protein MTKPHACTDPKHHVHDAAGFVREVERQCLQRGLRLTPLRANALQLIADAGRPVKAYELLDRMKATHDSAAPPTVYRALDFLLEHGFIHRLASINAFVGCHHPGAETHAVPFLICDTCHSATELEDEDIVASLDRRARALGFMPQAQTLEVHGVCAECAKKGD, encoded by the coding sequence ATGACCAAGCCGCACGCATGCACCGACCCCAAGCACCACGTCCATGACGCGGCCGGTTTCGTGCGCGAGGTCGAGCGTCAGTGCCTGCAACGCGGCCTGCGCCTGACCCCGCTCCGGGCCAATGCGCTGCAGCTGATCGCCGATGCCGGGCGTCCGGTCAAGGCCTATGAGCTGCTCGATCGGATGAAGGCGACCCATGATTCGGCGGCACCGCCCACGGTCTACCGCGCGCTCGACTTCCTGCTCGAGCACGGCTTCATCCACAGGCTCGCCTCGATCAATGCATTCGTCGGCTGCCACCACCCCGGGGCCGAAACACATGCGGTGCCGTTCCTGATCTGCGACACGTGCCATTCTGCGACCGAATTGGAGGACGAGGACATCGTCGCTTCGCTCGACCGTCGCGCCCGCGCGCTCGGCTTCATGCCGCAGGCGCAGACGCTGGAAGTGCATGGCGTCTGCGCGGAGTGCGCAAAGAAAGGTGATTGA
- a CDS encoding 30S ribosomal protein THX, with protein sequence MGKGDRKTAKGKRYNSSYGNIRSHVAVTKATGAASAPVAKKATKAAKKVVAKKTAAKQ encoded by the coding sequence ATGGGCAAGGGCGACCGCAAGACCGCCAAGGGCAAGCGTTACAACTCCAGCTACGGCAACATCCGTTCGCACGTGGCGGTGACCAAGGCCACGGGTGCCGCTTCGGCGCCGGTAGCGAAGAAGGCCACCAAGGCCGCCAAGAAGGTCGTGGCCAAGAAGACAGCTGCCAAGCAGTAA
- a CDS encoding response regulator transcription factor: MAAERLRILVVEDNLALRGSIAALLEAHGHRPDFAADGPTGLRLALADPPDVMVLDLTLPGLDGLAVCERLRAQCDRHVPVLMLTARDSLDDKLHGFSAGADDYLIKPFAGEELLARCMALSHRHRAGEGHLLRVGSLRVDRRSGQAWRQERPLDLPQIPARLLLALAEAWPRTLTRSELVERIWGGSVPQSDPLRSHLYLLRQVLDRPFEVPMLRTVHGVGYALVADE, encoded by the coding sequence ATGGCGGCCGAGCGCCTGCGCATTCTGGTGGTCGAAGACAACCTGGCATTGCGCGGCAGCATTGCTGCGCTGTTGGAAGCGCATGGCCACCGCCCGGATTTCGCCGCCGATGGCCCGACCGGCCTGCGCCTGGCGTTGGCCGATCCGCCGGATGTGATGGTGCTCGACCTGACCCTGCCCGGGCTGGATGGCCTGGCCGTGTGCGAGCGGCTGCGCGCGCAATGCGATCGCCATGTGCCGGTGCTGATGCTGACCGCGCGCGACTCGCTCGACGACAAGTTGCACGGCTTCTCCGCCGGTGCAGACGACTACCTGATCAAGCCGTTCGCTGGCGAGGAGCTGCTGGCACGATGCATGGCGTTGTCGCACCGGCACCGCGCCGGCGAGGGACATTTGTTGCGGGTGGGCTCGCTGCGCGTCGACCGACGCAGTGGGCAGGCCTGGCGACAGGAGCGCCCGCTCGATCTGCCGCAGATTCCGGCGCGCCTGCTGTTGGCACTGGCCGAGGCCTGGCCGCGCACACTGACGCGCAGTGAGCTGGTCGAGCGCATCTGGGGCGGTAGCGTGCCGCAGTCCGATCCGTTGCGCTCGCATCTCTACCTGCTCCGGCAGGTGCTCGACCGGCCATTCGAGGTGCCGATGTTGCGCACCGTGCATGGCGTCGGCTACGCGCTGGTGGCCGACGAATGA
- the gltX gene encoding glutamate--tRNA ligase, whose amino-acid sequence MTCRTRFAPSPTGYLHIGGARTALYCWLQARRFGGQFILRVEDTDRERSTQAAIDAILQAMGWLGLDYDEGPFYQTQRLERYREVAEKMLADGTAYYAYESKEELEAMREAAMAKGEKPRYNGAARDANLPYRDDPNRVIRFKNPQGGSVVWEDKVKGRIEISNDELDDLVIFRSDGYPTYNFAVVVDDMDMGITDVVRGDDHVNNTPRQINIYQALGVPVPAFAHLPMILDEQGAKLSKRTGAADVMQYRDMGYLPHALLNYLVRLGWSHGDQEIFSIAEMISLFDLKDVNAKASRLDPAKLGWLNQQYLKSDDPAEVAKHLEWHLQQQGCDPARGPAPADIVIALRDRVQTLKEMAERSKVWFGPLSEYDDAAVIKHLTDKARAPLAEARVRLAALPDWSADAITAVLKATAEALEIGMGKVAQPMRVAITGTQVSPDIGHTVYLCGRDEALARIDAALAKLPPQA is encoded by the coding sequence ATGACCTGCCGTACCCGCTTCGCCCCCAGTCCCACCGGCTACCTGCACATCGGCGGCGCCCGCACCGCGCTGTATTGCTGGCTGCAGGCACGCCGATTCGGCGGACAGTTCATCCTGCGGGTCGAGGATACCGACCGCGAGCGCAGCACCCAGGCCGCGATCGACGCGATCCTGCAGGCGATGGGCTGGCTGGGTCTTGATTACGACGAGGGCCCGTTCTACCAGACGCAGCGGCTGGAGCGTTACCGCGAAGTCGCCGAGAAGATGCTCGCCGACGGCACCGCCTACTACGCCTACGAGAGCAAGGAAGAACTGGAGGCGATGCGCGAGGCGGCGATGGCCAAGGGCGAGAAGCCGCGCTACAACGGCGCCGCCCGCGACGCCAATTTGCCGTACCGCGATGATCCGAATCGCGTGATCAGGTTCAAGAACCCGCAGGGCGGCAGCGTTGTGTGGGAGGACAAGGTCAAGGGACGCATCGAGATCAGCAACGACGAGCTCGACGACCTGGTGATCTTCCGCTCCGACGGCTACCCGACCTACAACTTCGCGGTCGTGGTCGACGACATGGACATGGGCATCACCGATGTCGTGCGCGGCGACGACCACGTCAACAACACCCCCCGCCAGATCAACATCTACCAGGCGCTCGGTGTGCCGGTGCCGGCCTTCGCCCACTTGCCGATGATCCTCGACGAGCAGGGCGCCAAGCTGTCCAAACGTACCGGCGCCGCCGACGTCATGCAGTACCGCGACATGGGCTACCTGCCGCACGCATTGCTCAACTACCTGGTGCGGCTGGGCTGGTCGCATGGCGACCAGGAGATCTTCTCGATCGCGGAGATGATCTCGCTGTTCGACCTCAAGGACGTCAACGCCAAGGCCTCGCGCCTCGACCCGGCCAAGCTTGGCTGGCTCAATCAGCAATACCTCAAGAGCGATGACCCGGCCGAAGTGGCGAAGCATCTGGAGTGGCATCTGCAGCAGCAGGGCTGCGATCCGGCCAGGGGACCGGCGCCGGCCGACATCGTCATTGCCCTGCGCGACCGCGTGCAGACGCTGAAGGAGATGGCCGAGCGTTCAAAGGTCTGGTTCGGGCCCTTGAGCGAATACGACGATGCCGCCGTCATCAAACACCTGACCGACAAGGCCCGCGCGCCACTGGCCGAGGCCCGGGTGCGACTGGCAGCGTTGCCGGATTGGAGCGCCGACGCGATCACCGCCGTACTCAAGGCGACGGCTGAAGCGCTGGAGATCGGCATGGGCAAGGTCGCCCAGCCGATGCGGGTGGCGATCACCGGCACCCAGGTCAGCCCGGACATCGGCCATACTGTCTACCTGTGCGGGCGCGACGAGGCACTGGCACGGATCGACGCCGCACTTGCAAAACTGCCGCCGCAGGCCTAA
- a CDS encoding sensor histidine kinase, which produces MSRPVRRLQTRLMLAFAVFTLLVAGVFALYAVAFMYAVEDAFFDRVLEQEAQTQLAHWHASGEWIQPREPFVRIYASPDAFPEDLREARVEEPWRREFAGREGRHYHVHALQPSAQVAPTWLVAEVSDWLIVRPMRDPLFALLAATGLGLVALAIGLGFWLARRTARPLSRLAALVDAMRPDRPPPPFARYAGDDEVGVLARGLATLGERVHAFIAREREFTRDASHELRTPLAVIRSASERMQGETGLSPGGRQHLAHVHESARQLEQTVTMLLSLAREAWTEHGGESTAVLPLVERVVVEQSPLLDGKPVEVDVEVPPHLVLPVSAAVLHVLLSNLVGNAFAHTEDGRVRIDLADGRLRIANSGRIAAAEGDWTQGEPLRKREGSSGFGLGLAIVHRVCERHGIDLQLVSRADGAEASIGLDARGTEGAAVAGEAIR; this is translated from the coding sequence ATGAGTCGGCCCGTGCGCAGGTTGCAGACGCGGCTGATGCTGGCGTTCGCGGTCTTCACGTTGCTGGTTGCAGGTGTGTTCGCCCTGTATGCCGTGGCGTTCATGTACGCCGTCGAGGACGCGTTCTTCGACCGTGTTCTCGAACAGGAAGCACAAACCCAGCTCGCGCATTGGCACGCGAGCGGGGAATGGATACAACCGCGCGAACCGTTCGTGCGCATATACGCGTCGCCGGATGCGTTCCCCGAGGACCTGCGCGAGGCGCGCGTGGAGGAACCGTGGCGGCGTGAGTTCGCGGGACGGGAAGGCCGGCATTACCACGTACACGCGCTTCAGCCATCCGCTCAAGTAGCCCCGACCTGGCTGGTCGCCGAAGTCAGCGACTGGCTGATCGTGCGTCCGATGCGCGATCCTTTGTTTGCGCTGCTGGCGGCAACGGGGCTTGGACTGGTTGCCCTGGCAATCGGGCTCGGGTTCTGGCTGGCCAGGCGTACCGCGCGGCCGCTGTCGCGGCTGGCCGCGCTGGTCGACGCCATGCGCCCGGACAGGCCACCGCCACCGTTTGCGCGCTATGCCGGCGATGACGAAGTCGGCGTACTGGCGCGCGGACTTGCCACTCTGGGTGAGCGCGTGCATGCGTTCATTGCCCGTGAGCGGGAGTTTACCCGTGACGCCAGCCACGAACTGCGCACGCCGTTGGCGGTGATCCGCAGTGCCTCCGAGCGGATGCAAGGTGAGACGGGACTGTCGCCGGGCGGCCGTCAGCATCTCGCCCACGTGCACGAATCCGCGCGGCAACTGGAGCAGACGGTGACGATGTTGCTGTCGCTCGCTCGCGAGGCGTGGACAGAACATGGCGGCGAGTCCACGGCGGTGCTGCCCCTGGTCGAGCGCGTGGTGGTCGAGCAGTCACCCTTGCTGGATGGCAAGCCGGTCGAGGTCGATGTGGAGGTGCCGCCTCACCTCGTATTGCCTGTGTCCGCAGCGGTGCTGCACGTACTGCTGTCGAACCTGGTCGGCAATGCCTTCGCCCACACCGAGGACGGGCGGGTGCGGATCGACCTTGCCGACGGCCGGCTGCGGATCGCGAACAGCGGGCGGATCGCCGCCGCCGAGGGCGACTGGACGCAGGGCGAACCGTTGCGCAAGCGCGAGGGCAGCAGCGGCTTCGGGCTCGGGTTGGCGATCGTGCACCGGGTCTGCGAGCGCCACGGAATCGACCTGCAACTCGTTTCCCGTGCCGATGGCGCCGAGGCAAGCATCGGCCTGGATGCGCGCGGGACGGAGGGGGCGGCGGTTGCCGGGGAGGCAATCCGGTAA
- the hutI gene encoding imidazolonepropionase → MSAGTPRWDGLITGISLATLDGAGYGEIPDAALGWQNGRIVYVGPRADLPAPEDTLADQVIEASGWITPGLVDCHTHVVFAGDRAREFEMRLQGESYEAIARAGGGILSTVRAVRAASEDELLAQSLPRAKALVADGVTTLEIKSGYGLDLANERKMLRVARRIGEVLGIEVRTTYLAAHALPPEFSDDADGYIDAVLEWLPMLHGEGLIDAVDAFCEGIGFTPAQTRRVFEAAHTHGLPVKLHADQLSDLGGAGLVAEFDGLSADHVEYTSAESVQAMAGHGTVAVLLPGAFHVLRETKLPPLDAFREHGVPMAVATDCNPGTAPLLSLRQAMQLACTHFRLTPEEALRGATVHAARALGLDDRGVLKVGARADFVLWDIGHPAELGYWLGGRLCLGVFAGGRLIA, encoded by the coding sequence ATGAGCGCTGGAACACCCCGCTGGGATGGCCTCATCACCGGCATCTCCCTGGCCACCCTCGACGGCGCCGGCTACGGCGAAATCCCCGACGCCGCGCTCGGCTGGCAGAACGGCCGGATCGTCTATGTGGGCCCGCGCGCCGACCTGCCCGCGCCCGAGGACACGCTGGCCGACCAGGTAATCGAGGCCAGCGGCTGGATCACCCCGGGCCTGGTCGACTGCCACACCCATGTGGTGTTCGCCGGAGACCGCGCGCGCGAGTTCGAGATGCGCCTGCAGGGCGAGAGCTACGAAGCCATTGCCCGCGCCGGAGGCGGCATCCTCTCGACCGTACGTGCGGTGCGCGCGGCCAGCGAGGACGAGCTGCTGGCGCAGTCGCTGCCGCGGGCGAAGGCACTGGTCGCCGACGGTGTGACCACATTGGAGATCAAGTCCGGCTACGGCCTCGACCTCGCCAACGAGCGCAAGATGCTGCGCGTCGCGCGGCGCATCGGCGAAGTGCTCGGCATCGAAGTGCGCACCACGTACCTCGCCGCGCATGCGTTGCCGCCGGAATTCAGTGACGATGCCGACGGCTACATCGACGCGGTGCTCGAATGGCTGCCGATGCTGCACGGCGAAGGACTGATCGATGCGGTGGACGCGTTCTGCGAAGGCATCGGTTTCACCCCGGCGCAGACCCGGCGCGTGTTCGAGGCCGCGCACACGCATGGGTTGCCGGTCAAGCTGCACGCCGACCAGCTCAGCGACCTGGGCGGTGCCGGCCTGGTCGCTGAATTCGACGGTCTGTCGGCCGATCACGTCGAATACACCAGCGCCGAAAGCGTCCAGGCGATGGCCGGCCATGGCACGGTCGCGGTGCTGCTGCCGGGCGCCTTCCACGTATTGCGCGAAACGAAGCTGCCACCGCTGGATGCGTTCCGCGAGCACGGCGTGCCGATGGCGGTCGCCACCGACTGCAACCCCGGCACCGCGCCACTGCTGTCGCTGCGCCAGGCGATGCAACTGGCCTGCACGCATTTCCGCCTGACGCCCGAGGAAGCCCTGCGCGGGGCCACCGTCCATGCCGCGCGCGCGCTCGGCTTGGATGATCGTGGCGTGCTGAAGGTCGGCGCACGGGCCGACTTCGTGCTCTGGGACATTGGCCACCCGGCCGAGCTGGGCTACTGGCTCGGCGGGCGGCTTTGCCTGGGCGTGTTCGCAGGCGGGCGGCTGATCGCGTAG